The following are encoded in a window of Aromatoleum petrolei genomic DNA:
- a CDS encoding nickel-dependent hydrogenase large subunit — translation MNPGGTMRLVARRQGRRIVHVEVDNPRPQAARVLVGRTVEEAIKLVPTLFSLCSHAQRIAATAACVAAGAAQTERPEAWAEERELATEMTQEHLWRLMLDWPTLFGHAPRRDRFAELHRRLARLVDARAAYELGGDILDLVAVELLQGFFMATRGPSSLREFVERARRGGTIGAALGDLIEMGSSTPKEEAVPLLPVLAAGAWANELGGVPSADFCATPTLFGKAHETGVLSRHAGELMVRGLLMHRHRIAARLFARVVDLSECASRLRHPLASDMAKLVDAAPLGEHAGLACVETARGLLMHAVRLDGDRIAEYAIVAPTEWNFHAEGPFVREGCGWEAESDEAALLRLKALALSLDPCVEYEIAIEDVAGA, via the coding sequence ATGAACCCGGGGGGAACGATGCGGCTGGTGGCGCGGCGGCAAGGGCGGAGGATCGTCCATGTCGAGGTCGACAACCCCCGGCCGCAGGCCGCGCGCGTACTCGTCGGGCGGACGGTCGAGGAGGCGATCAAACTCGTTCCGACCCTCTTCAGTCTGTGCTCGCACGCGCAGCGGATCGCCGCCACGGCGGCCTGTGTCGCGGCGGGCGCCGCGCAGACGGAGCGCCCCGAGGCCTGGGCCGAGGAGCGCGAACTCGCGACCGAAATGACGCAGGAGCACCTGTGGCGCCTGATGCTCGACTGGCCCACGCTGTTCGGCCACGCCCCGCGCCGCGACCGCTTCGCGGAACTGCACCGTCGCCTGGCGCGTCTCGTGGATGCCCGCGCAGCCTATGAATTGGGCGGAGATATCCTCGATCTGGTCGCGGTGGAATTGCTGCAGGGTTTCTTCATGGCCACGCGCGGACCGAGCAGCCTGCGCGAGTTCGTCGAGCGGGCGCGGCGCGGCGGCACCATCGGCGCGGCGCTGGGCGACCTGATCGAAATGGGCTCCTCGACCCCGAAAGAAGAGGCCGTGCCGCTCCTGCCCGTGCTGGCGGCGGGCGCGTGGGCGAACGAACTGGGCGGGGTGCCGTCGGCGGATTTCTGCGCGACGCCGACCCTCTTCGGCAAGGCGCACGAAACCGGGGTGCTGTCGCGTCACGCCGGCGAATTGATGGTGCGCGGCCTGCTCATGCATCGCCATCGCATCGCCGCGCGGCTGTTCGCGCGCGTGGTCGATCTGTCGGAATGTGCGAGCCGCCTGCGCCATCCGCTCGCGTCCGACATGGCCAAGCTGGTCGATGCGGCGCCGCTGGGCGAGCACGCCGGGCTCGCCTGCGTCGAGACCGCCCGCGGGCTGCTGATGCACGCGGTGCGCCTCGACGGCGATCGCATCGCCGAATACGCGATCGTCGCGCCGACCGAATGGAATTTCCACGCCGAAGGTCCCTTCGTGCGCGAAGGCTGCGGCTGGGAGGCGGAGTCGGACGAGGCGGCGCTGCTGCGCCTGAAGGCCCTCGCGTTGTCGCTCGACCCCTGCGTCGAGTACGAGATCGCGATCGAGGACGTGGCCGGTGCATGA
- the hypA gene encoding hydrogenase maturation nickel metallochaperone HypA, with translation MHEMSLAESIRGIVEDAAQAQGAARVKTVVLEIGELSSVEIEALRFCLDVVLSDSLADGAAIEIEAVPGVGWCLACDRSVPLAQRYDACPECGGYQVRPTGGTEMRVSEIEVE, from the coding sequence GTGCATGAGATGTCGCTCGCGGAGAGCATCCGCGGCATCGTCGAGGACGCCGCGCAGGCGCAGGGCGCCGCGCGCGTGAAGACCGTCGTGCTGGAGATCGGGGAGCTGTCGTCGGTGGAGATCGAGGCGCTGCGCTTCTGCCTCGACGTCGTGCTGAGCGATTCGCTGGCGGACGGCGCGGCGATCGAGATCGAGGCCGTCCCCGGCGTCGGCTGGTGCCTCGCGTGCGACCGCAGCGTGCCGCTCGCGCAGCGCTACGATGCCTGTCCCGAGTGCGGCGGTTACCAGGTGCGACCGACCGGCGGCACGGAGATGCGCGTGAGCGAAATCGAGGTGGAGTGA
- the hypB gene encoding hydrogenase nickel incorporation protein HypB has translation MCTVCGCGSGEVSIGGAGWSRGARAKGGATRGWKVAAPAHAHEQANEPAAEAAADDAHIHPAHHHLHFGAGAAHAHAPGLTQSQMVKIERDILGKNDARADENRRTLAARGIFALNLVSSPGSGKTTLLVRTLTELAGRVPAAVIEGDQQTEFDAERIRATGVPALQINTGKGCHLDADMVGRALAQMDLADDSLLLIENVGNLVCPAAFDLGEAHKVAILSVTEGEDKPLKYPDMFAAADLMLLNKVDLLPYLAFDVERAIGYARRVNPAIEVIRSSSTNGEGISQWLAWLERGMAKARVARQRA, from the coding sequence ATGTGTACGGTGTGCGGTTGTGGTTCGGGCGAAGTGAGTATCGGTGGCGCGGGGTGGTCCAGGGGCGCGCGTGCGAAGGGCGGGGCGACGCGCGGGTGGAAGGTCGCGGCACCCGCGCACGCGCATGAACAGGCCAACGAACCCGCCGCGGAGGCCGCCGCCGACGACGCGCACATCCATCCCGCCCATCACCACCTGCACTTCGGTGCCGGCGCGGCCCACGCGCACGCGCCCGGCCTCACGCAGTCACAGATGGTGAAAATCGAGCGCGACATCCTAGGCAAGAACGACGCCCGCGCCGACGAAAACCGCCGCACCCTCGCCGCGCGCGGCATTTTCGCGCTGAACCTCGTCTCCAGTCCCGGCTCCGGCAAGACGACGCTGCTCGTGCGCACGCTCACCGAACTCGCCGGGCGCGTGCCGGCAGCGGTCATCGAAGGCGACCAGCAAACCGAATTCGACGCCGAACGCATCCGCGCGACCGGCGTGCCGGCGCTGCAGATCAACACCGGCAAGGGCTGCCACCTCGACGCCGACATGGTCGGCCGCGCACTCGCACAGATGGACCTCGCCGACGACAGCCTGCTGCTGATCGAGAACGTCGGCAACCTCGTGTGCCCGGCGGCCTTCGATCTGGGCGAGGCGCACAAGGTCGCGATCCTGTCGGTGACCGAGGGCGAGGACAAGCCGCTCAAGTACCCCGACATGTTCGCCGCCGCTGACCTGATGCTGCTCAACAAGGTCGACCTGCTGCCGTATCTCGCTTTCGACGTCGAGCGCGCGATCGGCTACGCGCGTCGCGTGAATCCCGCGATCGAGGTGATCCGCAGCTCCTCGACGAACGGGGAGGGCATTTCGCAGTGGCTCGCGTGGCTCGAGCGCGGCATGGCGAAGGCGCGCGTGGCCCGGCAGCGGGCCTGA
- a CDS encoding carbamoyltransferase HypF yields MSIAHDAPPYAVTLPLAPRGPAVLAFGAWYKNALCLAAEGEGRLGATVGDLDTPEACHDMDAWAEAMLAHRTPAAVAHDLHPDFHSSRRAVELAERLGVPAIAVQHHHAHVAAVLAEHEHPGPALGLALDGVGLGTDGTAWGGELLRVDGASFERLGHLAPLPLAGGDRAAREPWRMAAAVLHRAGRAGEIATRFASQPAAAMLAQLLEREALCPPTSSLGRVFDATAGLLGLCPVMRVEAEAAIALERAAAEYLDHNGEARPEADGWTTDGAGRLDLMPLLVALADEPDTGRGAARFHVTLAAALDDWVAQAAARTGLDVVALSGGCLHNRILSQHLAAGLRARGLTVLEARRLSPGDAGLALGQAWVALHHLNQGR; encoded by the coding sequence GTGAGCATCGCGCACGACGCCCCTCCGTATGCCGTGACGCTGCCGCTCGCGCCGCGCGGCCCGGCCGTGCTCGCATTCGGCGCCTGGTACAAGAACGCGCTGTGCCTGGCTGCCGAGGGCGAGGGCCGGCTCGGCGCGACGGTCGGCGACCTCGACACGCCCGAGGCCTGTCACGACATGGACGCCTGGGCCGAGGCGATGCTCGCCCATCGCACGCCCGCCGCCGTCGCCCACGACCTGCACCCGGACTTCCACTCCAGCCGCCGCGCGGTCGAGCTGGCCGAGCGCCTCGGGGTGCCGGCCATCGCCGTGCAGCACCACCACGCCCACGTCGCCGCGGTGCTGGCGGAGCACGAGCATCCCGGCCCGGCGCTGGGCCTCGCGCTCGACGGCGTCGGCCTCGGCACGGACGGCACGGCCTGGGGTGGCGAGCTGCTGCGCGTCGACGGCGCGTCCTTCGAGCGCCTGGGCCATCTCGCGCCCCTGCCGCTCGCGGGCGGCGACCGCGCGGCGCGCGAACCGTGGCGCATGGCCGCGGCCGTGCTGCACCGGGCCGGCCGCGCCGGCGAGATCGCGACCCGCTTCGCCTCCCAGCCCGCCGCGGCGATGCTCGCGCAGCTCCTCGAGCGCGAGGCCTTGTGCCCGCCGACCTCCAGCCTCGGCCGCGTGTTCGACGCCACCGCGGGGCTGCTGGGCCTGTGCCCGGTGATGCGCGTCGAGGCGGAAGCCGCGATCGCGCTGGAGCGTGCGGCGGCCGAGTACCTCGACCACAACGGTGAAGCCCGGCCCGAGGCCGACGGCTGGACGACGGATGGGGCCGGGCGACTCGACCTGATGCCGCTCCTCGTCGCGCTGGCGGACGAACCGGACACGGGCCGCGGTGCCGCGCGCTTCCACGTCACGCTCGCCGCCGCGCTCGACGACTGGGTCGCACAGGCGGCGGCGCGCACCGGCCTCGACGTCGTCGCACTCTCCGGCGGCTGCCTGCACAACCGCATCCTGTCGCAACACCTGGCCGCCGGCCTGCGCGCGCGCGGCCTCACGGTGCTCGAAGCGCGGCGGCTGTCGCCCGGCGATGCCGGCCTCGCGCTGGGCCAGGCCTGGGTCGCGCTTCACCATTTGAACCAAGGACGCTGA
- a CDS encoding HypC/HybG/HupF family hydrogenase formation chaperone, whose translation MCLAIPARIVELLPGDACRVDLGGVRKEISLALVDGAQVGDYVIVHVGYALSKLDEEEAEQTLALFAEAGLTGSSLAAAADEGAA comes from the coding sequence ATGTGCCTCGCCATCCCCGCCCGCATCGTCGAACTGTTGCCCGGTGACGCCTGCCGCGTCGACCTCGGCGGCGTGCGCAAGGAGATCTCGCTCGCGCTGGTCGATGGCGCCCAAGTCGGCGACTACGTGATCGTCCATGTCGGCTACGCGCTGTCGAAGCTGGATGAGGAGGAGGCCGAACAGACCCTCGCGCTCTTCGCCGAAGCCGGCCTCACAGGCTCCTCTCTCGCCGCCGCGGCCGACGAAGGGGCGGCATGA
- the hypD gene encoding hydrogenase formation protein HypD, giving the protein MKYVDEFRDGTLARKLADAIAREADPARNYAFMEFCGGHTHAISRYGVTDLLPANVRMIHGPGCPVCVLPIGRIDMAIRLALSHPDVTICTYGDCLRVPASDGLSLLKAKARGADIRMVYSAADALALAQKMPEREVVFFAIGFETTTPPTALVLSQAQALGLANFSVLCNHVLTPSAILTILESPEVRELGTVPLDGFIGPAHVSTIIGSRPYAFFAEEYRKPVVIAGFEPLDVMQAIRMLIRQVNDGRAEVENEFTRAVSEEGNLKAQGLVSEVFELRRSFEWRGLREVPYSALKIRAPFAAWDAEAKFGLEFVSVPDNRACECGAILRGVKTPIDCKLFGTVCTPENPMGSCMVSSEGACAAHYNYGRFRDIPVVAGTAS; this is encoded by the coding sequence ATGAAATACGTCGACGAATTCCGCGACGGCACGCTCGCGCGCAAGCTCGCCGACGCCATCGCCCGCGAGGCCGACCCCGCGCGCAACTACGCCTTCATGGAATTCTGCGGCGGCCACACCCACGCGATCTCGCGCTACGGCGTCACCGATCTGTTGCCCGCCAACGTGCGCATGATCCACGGACCCGGCTGTCCGGTGTGCGTGCTGCCCATCGGCCGTATCGACATGGCGATCCGCCTCGCCCTGTCGCACCCGGACGTGACGATCTGCACCTACGGCGACTGCCTGCGCGTGCCGGCCTCGGACGGCCTGTCGTTGCTGAAGGCGAAGGCGCGCGGCGCGGACATCCGCATGGTGTATTCGGCCGCCGACGCGCTCGCGCTCGCGCAGAAGATGCCCGAACGCGAAGTCGTGTTCTTCGCGATCGGCTTCGAGACCACCACGCCGCCCACCGCGCTGGTGCTGAGCCAGGCGCAGGCGCTGGGGCTCGCCAACTTCAGCGTGCTGTGCAACCACGTGCTGACGCCGTCGGCGATCCTCACGATCCTCGAATCGCCCGAAGTGCGCGAGCTCGGCACCGTGCCGCTTGACGGCTTCATCGGCCCGGCCCACGTGTCGACGATCATCGGCAGCCGCCCCTACGCCTTCTTCGCCGAGGAATACCGCAAGCCGGTCGTGATCGCCGGCTTCGAGCCGCTCGACGTGATGCAGGCGATCCGCATGCTGATCCGGCAGGTGAACGACGGCCGCGCCGAGGTCGAGAACGAATTCACGCGCGCGGTGAGCGAGGAGGGCAACCTCAAGGCGCAGGGGCTGGTGTCCGAAGTCTTCGAGCTGCGGCGCAGCTTCGAATGGCGCGGCCTGCGCGAAGTGCCGTACTCGGCGCTGAAGATCCGTGCGCCCTTCGCTGCGTGGGACGCCGAGGCGAAATTCGGCCTCGAATTCGTCTCCGTGCCCGACAACCGCGCCTGCGAGTGCGGTGCCATCCTGCGCGGCGTGAAGACGCCCATCGACTGCAAGCTGTTCGGCACCGTATGCACACCCGAGAACCCCATGGGCTCGTGCATGGTGTCGTCCGAAGGCGCCTGCGCGGCGCATTACAACTACGGGCGCTTCCGGGACATCCCGGTCGTCGCCGGGACCGCCTCATGA
- the hypE gene encoding hydrogenase expression/formation protein HypE, whose protein sequence is MSLAGTIKKGYVRPLDLKHGRVDMGHGAGGRAMAQLISELFAAAFANEHLDRGDDAAVLPAPAPGERLVVATDAHVVSPLFFPGGDIGCLSVHGTINDLAVMGARPLYLAASFILEEGFPLANLARIVQSMAHASREAGVPVVTGDTKVVEQGKGDGAFITTTGVGALPHGRDIGGANARAGDAILVSGTLGDHGMAIMAQRESLAFDSEIASDTAALHGLVAAMLDAVPAIRVLRDPTRGGLATTLNEIATQSSVGMELDEAAIPVQPQVAAACELLGLDPLYVANEGKLIAICAQEDAERLLAAMRAHPLGERAAHIGTVTADPNAFVQIRTSFGGRRMVDWLSGEQLPRIC, encoded by the coding sequence ATGAGCCTCGCCGGAACGATCAAGAAGGGCTACGTGCGCCCGCTGGACCTCAAGCACGGACGCGTCGACATGGGGCACGGCGCCGGCGGGCGCGCGATGGCGCAGCTGATCTCCGAACTCTTCGCCGCGGCCTTCGCCAACGAACATCTCGACCGCGGCGACGACGCAGCCGTGCTGCCGGCGCCCGCCCCCGGCGAACGCCTCGTCGTCGCGACCGACGCGCACGTCGTCAGCCCGCTATTCTTCCCCGGCGGCGACATCGGCTGCCTGTCGGTGCACGGCACGATCAACGACCTCGCCGTGATGGGCGCGCGCCCGCTCTATCTCGCCGCGAGCTTCATCCTCGAGGAAGGCTTCCCGCTCGCCAACCTCGCGCGCATCGTGCAGTCGATGGCGCACGCGTCGCGCGAGGCGGGCGTGCCCGTCGTCACCGGCGACACCAAGGTCGTCGAACAGGGCAAGGGCGACGGCGCCTTCATCACCACGACCGGCGTCGGCGCGCTGCCGCACGGGCGCGACATCGGCGGAGCGAACGCGCGGGCGGGCGACGCCATCCTCGTCTCCGGCACCCTCGGCGACCACGGCATGGCGATCATGGCGCAGCGTGAGTCGCTCGCCTTCGACTCCGAGATCGCCTCCGACACCGCTGCGCTGCATGGCCTCGTCGCCGCGATGCTCGACGCCGTGCCTGCGATCCGCGTGCTGCGCGACCCGACCCGCGGCGGCCTCGCGACCACCCTCAACGAGATCGCCACCCAGTCCAGCGTCGGCATGGAGCTCGACGAAGCCGCGATCCCCGTCCAGCCCCAGGTCGCCGCCGCGTGCGAACTCCTGGGCCTCGACCCGCTATACGTCGCCAACGAAGGCAAGCTGATCGCGATCTGCGCACAGGAAGATGCCGAGCGCCTGCTCGCCGCGATGCGCGCCCATCCGCTGGGCGAACGCGCCGCGCACATCGGCACCGTCACCGCCGACCCCAACGCCTTCGTGCAGATCCGCACGTCCTTCGGCGGCCGGCGCATGGTGGATTGGCTGTCGGGCGAGCAATTGCCGCGTATCTGCTGA
- a CDS encoding hydrogenase maturation protein, producing the protein MRILLLTHSFNSLTQRLFAELTADGHALSVEFDIADRVAEEAVALFRPDLILAPFLKRAVPESIWSRHLTLIVHPGIVGDRGPSALDWAITNGETEWGVTVLQAEAAMDAGPVWASVGFPMRDATKASLYRNEVTAAALQAVRAAIEKVPDWRAGTWSPTPLAQILDNAESAVNQNAQDNETLPSPALRSPLRALSRAEASATRPTKRETAPGGGGSAPRYAPVGIERPLMKQSDRKIDWPNDSTHTILQKLRAADGFPGVADALFGIPCHLFDAHPATPAELRPAEPGAITARRDGALLRATSDGAVWIGHVKRADHDHPFKLPATVAFAAESAALPELAIPLMRDATDPRWSELRYRESADGTTGFLAFDFYNGAMATDQCQRLTAAIRFAATRPTRVLVLEGGRDFWSNGIHLNRIEAAASPADESWANINAMNDVCLALLTLTDRLTVAALRGNAGAGGCFLALADFVWARDGIILNPHYKNMGNLFGSEYWTYLLPRRVGMEVGRQIMANRLPLLARDARALGLVDATFSADLPTFETEVARHAAALAADPALEARIAAKAARRAADEAEKPLAAYREEELAAMRRNFYGFDPSYHVARYHFVMKSPQSWTPRHLARHRDLGWRVPGEAEAA; encoded by the coding sequence ATGCGCATCCTCCTCCTCACCCACAGCTTCAACAGCCTCACGCAGCGCCTCTTCGCCGAGTTGACGGCCGACGGCCACGCACTCTCCGTCGAGTTCGACATCGCCGACCGCGTCGCCGAGGAAGCCGTCGCGCTGTTCCGCCCCGACCTGATCCTCGCGCCCTTCCTCAAGCGCGCCGTGCCCGAATCGATCTGGTCGCGCCACCTCACGCTGATCGTGCATCCCGGCATCGTCGGCGACCGCGGCCCCTCGGCGCTCGACTGGGCGATCACGAACGGGGAGACGGAGTGGGGCGTCACGGTGCTGCAAGCCGAAGCCGCGATGGACGCCGGCCCGGTGTGGGCGAGCGTCGGTTTCCCGATGCGCGACGCGACGAAGGCCAGCCTCTACCGCAACGAAGTCACCGCCGCAGCGCTGCAGGCGGTCCGCGCCGCCATCGAAAAGGTACCCGACTGGCGCGCCGGCACTTGGTCGCCGACCCCGCTCGCACAAATCCTCGACAATGCAGAAAGCGCCGTAAACCAAAACGCCCAAGACAACGAAACGCTACCCAGCCCTGCACTCCGCAGCCCCCTCCGGGCGCTGTCTCGTGCTGAGGCGTCCGCCACGCGTCCAACGAAGCGCGAGACAGCGCCCGGAGGGGGCGGTTCAGCACCCCGATACGCGCCCGTCGGCATCGAACGCCCGCTGATGAAGCAGTCCGACCGAAAGATCGACTGGCCTAACGACAGCACCCACACGATCCTGCAAAAACTCCGCGCCGCCGACGGCTTCCCCGGCGTCGCGGACGCGCTGTTCGGCATCCCCTGCCACCTCTTCGACGCCCACCCCGCCACGCCCGCCGAACTTCGCCCCGCAGAACCCGGCGCAATCACCGCCCGCCGCGACGGCGCCCTCCTGCGCGCTACGAGCGACGGCGCCGTCTGGATCGGCCACGTCAAACGTGCCGACCACGACCACCCCTTCAAGCTTCCCGCGACCGTCGCCTTCGCCGCCGAATCCGCCGCGTTGCCCGAGCTTGCGATCCCCCTGATGCGCGACGCCACCGACCCCCGCTGGAGCGAACTGCGTTACCGCGAAAGCGCCGACGGCACGACCGGCTTCCTCGCCTTCGACTTCTACAACGGCGCGATGGCCACCGACCAATGCCAGCGCCTCACGGCCGCGATTCGATTCGCCGCGACCCGCCCGACCCGCGTCCTCGTCCTCGAAGGCGGGCGCGATTTCTGGTCCAACGGCATCCACCTCAACCGCATCGAAGCCGCCGCTTCGCCCGCGGACGAATCCTGGGCCAACATCAACGCGATGAATGACGTCTGCCTCGCGCTGCTCACGCTCACCGACCGCCTCACCGTCGCCGCATTGCGCGGCAACGCCGGGGCAGGGGGCTGCTTCCTCGCGCTCGCCGATTTTGTGTGGGCGCGCGACGGCATCATCCTCAACCCGCACTACAAGAACATGGGCAACCTGTTCGGCTCCGAATACTGGACCTACCTGCTGCCGCGCCGCGTCGGGATGGAGGTCGGGCGGCAGATCATGGCCAACCGCCTGCCGCTCCTCGCACGTGACGCAAGGGCACTCGGCCTCGTCGACGCCACTTTCAGCGCCGACCTGCCGACCTTCGAAACCGAAGTCGCGCGCCACGCCGCCGCCCTCGCCGCCGATCCCGCGCTCGAAGCCCGCATCGCCGCAAAGGCCGCCCGCCGCGCCGCCGACGAAGCCGAAAAACCCCTCGCCGCCTACCGCGAGGAGGAACTCGCCGCGATGCGCCGCAACTTCTACGGCTTCGACCCCAGCTATCACGTCGCGCGCTACCATTTCGTGATGAAAAGCCCGCAATCCTGGACCCCGCGCCACCTCGCCCGCCACCGCGACCTCGGCTGGCGTGTGCCCGGAGAGGCCGAAGCCGCATGA